GGCGTACGAGTGTCACCCTGACGAATCTTGAAGAAGATGTTGCGACCCAGCTCACTCTTTTTGACGACCGTCCAAAACAAAAGGACATCGGAAAAGTGATGGATCAGATTCGCGACAAGTATGGATCGATGGCTATTTTAAGAGCAAGCAGCTTTACCGATGCGGGAATTACCCCTGATCGAAGCAAAAAAATCGGCGGTCATTATGCGTAAAATCAATAAAACCAGAGCAGCATGCGCTCTGGTTTACAAGGTGCCCATGTACGTAGGCCGAGGTGTGTTAAAGGATAATCTTCACTGAATAAATAGACTTTCCTTATTTGTAGAAAGAAGCACCAACGATGATCAAAAGAATAAATAGAACAACGATTAGCGCGAAGCTGCTTCCTTTTCTGTAACCGCCGTAGCAGCCGCCGTAACCGCCGAATCCACCATATCCGTAACTCATAACCTCACCACCTTTTTTACTCGATACGATACTTTATGTGATCAAAAATAAATGGGAAAGGCATTTGACTATATCCTCTGCGAAATTCCCTCAGCCAAAAGGGAACGGTCTGGCAGATATTCGTGTTTTTCTAAGTACAGGTACGACAGACGATCATAGATCCCAACTCCTTAAATCAAATTTATCTTAATTATTCTTTAAAAATTAGTGCATAAAGTTTCACTTGCAGACTAGTTTTTATGAGATCAATAAGGAACGAATTTAATTGAAAAATAAGGAAAACATAAAAAGAAGGATAAGCTAGCTATTTTAAAAGTAAAGGAGTATGAAAATGCAGTTCAGCAAACACAGTCGATTATCGATAGCCTGACACCGAGAATAGCACAAATTGAGCAAGAGGAACCTCAGTACAAACAACAATAAAAAGTGTCTGTTATTCTAATTTATTGGCCGAATGATGGTGAACAGACCTCTGCTGATCAACTAAAGGATAAGGGGAATCATTCATGACCGCTGGTTCAGATGTAAAACAATTATTAGCCACCATCAAGAATCTTGAAGCGGGTTTATCAACGCTTGCCTTGAAGACACTTGATGAAACAGAAAAAAGGGTTTTTCATGAAGAGATGCTGAGAATGGCTGAAGTCAAAGAAGAATTGATGGAACGGATCAGGAAGAGGGGAAGGCCAGTATAAGGGGTTTTAATGAAAGGGTGATATAAATGGTGGATTGGTTGTCCGTCCTCCTGCGAGGGGTCTTGTTCTTAGTAGCCTTACTGCTAGTAACGAAGCTTTTAGGAAAGAAACAATTATCCGAGCTCTCATTTTTCGAATATGTATCAGGGATCACTATTGGAAGTATCGCTGCGGAAGTCATCATGGGACTGGAAAATAACATATGGCACGGATTGTTAGGAATAGCTGTGTTTGCTTTTATTCCTTTTCTTTTTGAAATCCTTTCATTACACAGTAAAAAAATAAGAGATTTTGTTGAGGGCAAAGGAACAGTAATTATTAAAGAAGGAAAGATTTTAGAAAAAAAGTTAAAGAAGGAAAAATATACGATAGATGAGCTTCTCCAGCTGCTTAGGGAAAAAGATGTTTTCAATATCAATGAGGTAGAATACGCCACACTTGAAGCAGACGGTAAACTCAGTGTTTTACTGAAAAAGGAGAATCGTCCTGTCACAGGGAAGGACCTTGGACTTAACCAATCCAATGAGAAAGAAACTTTTACTGTAATCATGGATGGAGAATTTCAAGACCAACAACTCGCTGCAGCTGGGAAGACCCGTGCATGGGTGGAAGGAGAGCTAAATCAATTAGGGATGCCCGTTGATAACATATTTCTTTGCCAAATTGACTCTCATGGGCAGTTTGCTGTAGATGTTTACGATGATAAGATACAAATTCCATCTCCACAAGAGAAGCCTCTTTTGCTTGCGAGTCTGAAAAAGTGCCAGGCCGACTTTGAGTTATTTGCGCTGGCTGCCAGGGATAAGGATGCCAAAAAAATATACGAAAAGAATGCTCAAAAGCTTCAAGTTTCCCTGGATAAACTTACCCCTTTACTGAA
This window of the Halobacillus sp. Marseille-Q1614 genome carries:
- a CDS encoding DUF1657 domain-containing protein produces the protein MTAGSDVKQLLATIKNLEAGLSTLALKTLDETEKRVFHEEMLRMAEVKEELMERIRKRGRPV
- a CDS encoding YjcZ family sporulation protein — its product is MSYGYGGFGGYGGCYGGYRKGSSFALIVVLFILLIIVGASFYK
- a CDS encoding DUF421 domain-containing protein, which produces MVDWLSVLLRGVLFLVALLLVTKLLGKKQLSELSFFEYVSGITIGSIAAEVIMGLENNIWHGLLGIAVFAFIPFLFEILSLHSKKIRDFVEGKGTVIIKEGKILEKKLKKEKYTIDELLQLLREKDVFNINEVEYATLEADGKLSVLLKKENRPVTGKDLGLNQSNEKETFTVIMDGEFQDQQLAAAGKTRAWVEGELNQLGMPVDNIFLCQIDSHGQFAVDVYDDKIQIPSPQEKPLLLASLKKCQADFELFALAARDKDAKKIYEKNAQKLQVSLDKLTPLLKS